aacccaacagacactttcgtagatacctgtagtgcacctttatagtcacccagttacgttgtgacgtatgatacacccaaagcattcctacggcatcccggagttgcacaatctcatggtctaaggaaacgatacttgacattagaaaagctctagcaaacgaactacgcgatcttgtgctatgcttaggattgggtcttgtccatcacatcattctcctaatgatgtgatcccgttattaacgacatccaatgtccatggtcaggaaaccacaaccatctgttgatcaacgagctagtcaactagaggctcactagggacatgttgtggtctatgtattcacacatgtattacggtttccggtcaatacaattatagcatgaacaatagacaattatcatgaacaaggaaatataataataaccattttattattgcctctagggcatatttccaacacgtgcAGCAATATTATAGAAAAATCCGCCGGACCAAACAAACCATCTAAGGTTGGATAAGCAAAgacatttttttattaaaatatataatcAATCGAGGATTTTGGTATTGCCCTAAAGGTAAAAAAACTCAGAAAATGGTGACCAAAATTGTAGCTGATTTTATATAACTTTCACTATTCCCAAAAATGCAAGAACAAGAATATAGTATTTTAACTTCGATAGTAATAATCATATTACTATTCAAGTAGATCATGTGCAAAAATGAAATCTATTTTAAGTTCCTGAAACACAATAAGTAGTGTTACAAGATTGCAACATTAAATAAGTTATCGGATGCAAAAATATTGGAGAAAATCCAACCCTAAAATGACTAAGAATTAATAAACAAGGAcatgataataataataataataataataataataataataataataataataattagaAGAAAGATAAAAAATTATTCCAATGTAGAATGAATAAATTCATTGAGATAaacaaaaagaagaaagaaaatgaaggAAAAATCAAAGCAAATGATGATCAATCTTTCAATAATTTTTCATCTAACTTGCATTAATTGTTCCACAATATAAATATTAAAATAAACATATAGCGGTGTAAATTTGAGACAATAATATGATTTGTACATAGACCAGAGACCACATAAAAAGCAAGAACACACAAAGCACGCACACACATCAAGAACACAAAAGACCACCCACATGCGCGCGCAGGCTGAGGCACACACGCACACTTCAAACCACTGGCCGCCCGAAATGGTTGCAATCTTCAAACCACTTTGCCGTAGGATGACGTGTCAAGGAAAGGGTCCAAGTCTGCCTACGCGTTGAATCGACCGACACTATAAAAATTTCCAGGTGGTGCCTGATTAATTGCAAAACCGGCAAAACTATTATATAAGAGAATTTTAGTCAAACTTCAAAACATGAGTGTCTTACATATATAAATAGACCTGAGAGTACACATAATGATGTGCATATGAAGATATGTATAGGTAGGCCTATACACAAGGACGTACTCCCTCCTCGACATCCTCGCCAACCGGCATGACAACCAACGATGTCGACGGTGGGCGGGTTACACCGGTGTGCGTGGCCAAGGCCCAAAGCAAGGTGATGAGCTCGCCACCTAGCACTAGCGCCTCCTCGTGCCATTTCACGTGCTCATCGCCGCTGGATGGGGCAACATACACAATCAGCTCAACCCAAAGGTCGGCAAGCAGTTTCCAAACGGCCCCATAGTCTCCATTGGCCTCTACCACCAACACGTTTCCAAGCACTATCCCCTTCTGGACCATAGTCATGGTGTTGTCCCAGCAGTCGGAGCGCAGCTTATCCTGGTTCGTCGCCATCATCTTCGTGTACCGCGCGTTCTCCGACCCTAAGTGGTAGTTCCAACTCCCGAGCGCCTCCTTGAGACCGGTCTTCATGTCCTCGTACACGCGCTCTGTGCACTCCCGGTCATCCGGTAGCAGCTCCGGGTGGAAGACCACGAGGTAAGAACAATACTTGGACAGTTTTGTCGCCACCGCCCTATGGTGATCCGTCGGCGAGGTCCCTCCTTTGCGATGTCCTGGATACGTCATCTCCAATAGGCTGGTGGCAATGTGCCAGGTGATGATGACCTCTGCGACACTTTGAGTATCGCAGAACCATGACAAGCGTGAGTACCGTTGCATGGAGTATAGTACGTATCTTCCGTTGCTAAGGGGGGCCGGGAAACCATCGCGGCCGTATGCCgccgagcggaagcgttccattATGGACCTCTTTGCTTGCGTTGGTAGAGACGTGGTGGGCAGAGTCATGGAGAGCCAGCTAACCCTCAGCACGGAGAACTGCTTGAGGGTGACACGGCTAGGGTGGCTCAGCTTGCTACTGATCCAGGCGATGCGGCGGAGAGTGCCACGGTAGGTCTTACTCTCCTGCCAGCGTCGCCTTGCGGTGTATGTGCAGAGCAGCGACACCATGAACCAGTTGGAGAACACAAACACCATGTACTCCCACACCTCCTCGTAGACGAAAGCGATGAACAGGAGGTAGGTGATGGAGATGTCGATGATGGCGAAGAAGGCCGCCGGTTTCCGGAGAAAGTTCTTCCATAGGCACTTGGTGAGCGTGAATATGCCCGACGATATGGCGTAGTTGTCGTCCCCGACGCTGTGAAACGCCAAGAGCATGTCGCCGTTGCCGGCGAGGGCGATGGTCATGAAGCAAAGGACCAACACCACCACTGGGAAGGTGATGTAGTTGATCACAAAGAAGTAGGGGCTGGCCAGCACCACCGGGTGGACCGAGTGGTAGTACTCACTCACGAAGCTGATCTCGTCCTTGAGCACCTGGAATAGTGCCACCCCTGGGTCCACGTCGCCGTCGCTGACTCTGCACAGGCCTTGGAAGATGAGGTCCCGGCAGTGGTCGGTTTCTTGCTTGGTCATGGCCGGCAGGAGCTCGAACCTAGGCCGCAGCAGCTTGAAGAGCGCGAAGGAGAGGCTTAGCCTCTGGAGCCTTTTAAGCCTCGGTTTCTTCTCCTGCTCAACGAGTTCCCATATTTTCCCGACGGTGACGATGTGGTCGCCATCGTCGTACGTGGTGTTGAGCCTGTCGAGGTCGAGCTCGTAGCCATGCGGGCCGGGCTTCAGCATAAGGTTCTCTTCTCCCATGACGACGTACTTGCACATCTTCATCCTCTGCAACGGAGAGAGGTCCTGGTCCTGGACGGCGGTGCCGCCATGCCGCGGGTCCTTGACCATTTCAGCCATGTAGGAGGAGAGGAGGCGAGCGTTCTTGCCGTAGGCCAAGGAACGCTTCCCTATCTCGGTGAAGGCCACCCTCTGCACGAACTTGGCGGCGCAGAGCAGCCAGAGCGTGCCGAAGACGGCCACCCGGCCGGCCACCTTGAGGTTGAAGAAGACGAGGTAGCCCAGCCAGGCGACGGCGTTGGCATGTGTGATGATGTTAGAGTAGCCCTGCTGCATGCCGGCGGTGACCAGGATGGCCTCCACCTTCTTGCGGAGGAGCTCGACGAGAAGCATCCAGGTGAGGATGAGGCGAGCCCGCACCGGGAGGTCGGCGCCACCGTCAGGGGTGTTTTTGGCCTCGGAGAAGAGGTAGGACATGACGGGGAGGAAGAGGTTGAGGGCGGAGTTGAGAACGGCGCGGGCGGTGGGGTTGAGGACGGCGCTGGTGTTGGAGACGCGGCTGAAGAGGTTGAGGTTGAAGAAGACGGCGGcgaggacgagcatgaagacGGAGGTGGCCACCACGGAGGACTCGTTGCTCTTGTTGGAGTAGGAGGAGGTCAGGTTCTGGACGTAGTGGTCGATGCTGCTGGGGCACGTCGTCAACAGTAAACCACGAGTGTCGTTCATGTACCCCATGGTCGGTGGCTTAGCTACTTGAGGTACATTTGCATGAATGGATTAGGGTGGTCTGGCTCAGATATATACCTGTTGGAAGGGTATAACAGGCGATCGATCAAGCTCAaccgaagaggaagaagaagaagaagaagaagaagaagacagcATCAGCATGGCGTACGATGGAGGGTTTTGCACTCATCATCATTAGTAGTTAGTTATAAGCTAAGATTGCTTTACTTACTATAAATAAGTGCACAAATTGACGTGCTTAGCTAATGTGCTTCCACATCAATAACTACTACTACTTGATATGCTTTAGATACAGGTGGCGTCACTTCAACGCATTCATGTGCCTCGTGCTTGGATTAACCAAGTACAAAGGTAGGTGTCTCAATGCCTTGCTTCTCCTTCATGCAACCCCTACCTTAAATTTAACAGCATCAAAAGACAGGAAGTTGTGCTTTCTGGAAGTTAATATTTTTCTCCTAGTTGTCTTTCGTTTTCTACTGGCTACGAGGTACATCCCACTAGTATTTGTCTACACGCACAGACCCTTTTTTTTGGGAAGTTAGAGCAAGGTCACTTCATCAGACTAAAAGAACACTCGAATACATGAGCCTATGTGTTTCTGTCTTTTATTTGTGTGTAAATTAAGTTCGATGGTCCTATTTTTGTGCCCTGAAAGAAAATAGTGCTCTAAAAAGCAATTGTTTGATTCTCCAAAATTGTATTTTTCATATTATAAGCGAGCTTGAGTGGTTCTTTAGTATCATGATAATGTACGTTTACACAACGGGCAGCTACAAGTAGATGCTTGATTCTCTACACATTTTCCAAACATTCAAAATCCTATATAGATAAATAGTTGATCGCTTACTTATAGTTCTCCAAACATGCAACTATGCAAACTCAACATGCCCCATGGATAGGAAAAGACGTACATTAAGGGCACCGCTAGGGATCAGACTACTGATACCTGCTTCCTATCAGACCAGTCAGATGCCATAGGATGAAAAGTAAAGGCCCCGCTGGCTGATTTGTTTCCTTCGTTAACAGCCTACATTTACCACGTCCACAAAAATCGCTACTCCACAGCCTACAGTTTGTTTCCAAAAACTGCTTCCGGTAATGATGTAAAATCCCAGCTTTTGTGGAAACAGTTTTCCTAAACAAATATTATTTGTCGCAATTAAATCCAACAGTTTGTTACGTTTCAAATTTGTGATGGAAGCATAATATGTGTACCATGAAAATATTCTTCTTGATGCTAGGAAGTATCATTTTCTGGTGTAATGGAACCGGTCATTCGCATGATAGTAATTTGGCACGGAGGTTGTATGTGTTAGGAAATTACAATTGTATTGTGTTAGGTTGCTATAGTACTATGCTAAGATTTTATGATCCATTTTTGTAGGAACACCTACACGAAGTTTGGATCAAGTTTTATTTAAAAAGTAAGACAATGCTATTAACTCTGCTATAGTAGTTATGCATGTTATATCTCTTTGGCTATTAACTTAGCAATGCATATATATGTATGATATTAAATATAGAAAATAACATGTAGTTTATTTATATGAACAGGAAACACATCATTACAATTGTGACCTTTTAGGGTACTCCACAAACCACTCTTGTTAAAGAGAGCTTTGTGCAGTGCATCTAAAATGACACATCGGCAACATTGCTTTATTGGTGCACTACACAAAAGAAGACAGTATTGTGTAATTGAAGAACGGAAAATGGGAGAAGTTAAGGGTGTTTTTCAGTGAGTTGAGGAATCATTGAAATTTTGGAACTCTAGAACGGAAATGGGAGAAGTTAAGGATGTTTTTCAGTGAGTTAAAGGTTCTCTCTCGACACCGTTGTTGATTCTTCGACGCCAAGACTCTTCTTCTTATAGGATGGACATCACGAAAAAATTATCTCAGAACTTAGTTGAATATGTTGCCCCCTGGAATTTATGTCCATATGACAATGTATGGTCGATCAAATGTAATGCAATTTTGCTGGATGTGAATAACTTTGTGTTGTAGTGCATCTCGGGGCTGCACTTCTAGCTATCCCAATTTGCCTAACCAAAAACTGTCATAACTTACCGGCTGTAGACCTAGGTCTGTCAGTTAACTAATACAACAGAGTATTGATTCTTTGCTTCCCCATCTTGCAATGCTTTCCTTTTGAAGAATTTAAAACATCAAAAGACAAGGAGTAGATCGTGAGTTCTCATgactttgttgaatttgctttgTTCTCTCCTGGCTTACGTTTTCTACAGGTTAGGAGGTACATGCCACTACGTGCCTTCACGCAGAGAACCTTCTCTTTTCTCCACAAAGAAGAGCAAAGAATGTCACTTCACTGTAAAGAATATATCAAATGGCATGATGAGTTGTTCCATGGCTTTGTTCTCCTACTGTCTTTTGTTTTCTATACTAGGATGTAGCACATCCGTATATTTTCCTACACAcattccttctcctcttccctaaGAAAAGGACTACGAATCCATGTCCTTGGAGTTTATATATATGGCAAAGCAGCTTCGTTTgggaaaagaaaaaggacaatTTTTTTACTAAAGTGGAATGGCATGCATGTACTTGATTGCTGGTCAGGATTTGCTAGAATTGCTTTGTGCCAAATGCACGGCAACCAACAACTTTTGTGGTGATCAATGGGGAGTATTACATTTGTGTCTGAGCCAACCCCAACAAAATTTGAGTACTCCGTCCAGATGCGATTATAAGTCGGGCATGGGTTTTGACGGCCTTAATTGTGACTAGTGAAACATGTATTATATGCCACAAATAATATATTTTTAGATCCATCGCCGAATGAAGTTTCCAAAAATATAATTTTAGTGGCATATTACACATGTTGCTAGTCAATATATTTTTGTAGCATATTATGTATGTTTCGGTAGTCAAACTAAAGACCTAAAATCACATGCCAGACtaatatccccccccccccccgggtgaGCTAATATATTGTTGGGATTATTGAGAAAAAAGAACGGACCCGAGCTAGCTAGAGCGCATGGGTATCCCAAAAAATTGGGAACCATCCAAACAAGAACATATTCTTGGTCATGGTTAAAAGTGGAATGGTTAGTTTTATTCACCATCCAAACACACCCCAGTTTGTTAGCCGCGCGTAATTCTGACCAAACCATGGTTGAGTTTGGAACTAACGTAACCTTATACACAAGCCATCTGTTTTCGTAAACCCGTCATAAACTGCGGTGGGAATTTAATTTGTTACAGTAGGTTTGAAAATTCTTACATATAGATGTGAGCTTGGTTTTGGTGGTAAATGATATgtaatactccctcctttccggcttatagggcttatctcaaaattttagttttcccattttataagtctcaatttggttgttccccatcacatgttcagatttcaaggtgcaataaatcattgcatgcaagtattaagagaaaattgaccaatgcatgtactttatgcatgcatgcattgcaattaatgcattggtaaacacaatttttgaggaaaacaagcaCATTAATTGAGTggttttgcaaactacaaaaattgttccaccactcaccatctaccttggttggtgagattttttaattgagccctataaaTCGGAAAGGAGGTAGTATCTGTAATGCCCTGGAGTGATTTTGTTATTATTTACTGGATTCAATGGTTGATTGGGATTGTTATTTGCACAGATCTTCATTTGACTATCATCACGAATTAACTTTTGAAAAAAAGAACTTGGACCAAGGAATAGCTATTTCTAAATGGACAAAATTAGTCTGGCCAAAGGTGATTGATCGATGTAGGAGCAAGGTTCTTTCtcgtttcggatgaaaactccaGTAATTGACCGGTTATCAGTTTTTCTGCTTGTCACCGTAATGGGCATACAGCCCGTAATTTCTGTTAGAATTTGGATTTGAAAGCTTCAGTAGGGACTAATAATGTAGCCCACGACCATGTTGAAGGAAAAGAAGAGCACTAACCAGTAACCACTATGCCACGGACGTCATTGCGCCAGAATCATGTAGCTCCTGCGTCCCATAATAAGTGTCGCTCAAATGAATATATCTAAGTGTCGCTCAACCAGATGTATCCAGCACTGAAATATGTTTAGATACATCTGTTTGAGCAACAGTTAATATGAGACGGAGGTAGTAGAATTTCTATTAATATTTATAATAAAACATGAAATGAAAATGCATTCAAATAGTTTTGGGCGAAAGAAATATTTCCGATATTTTCCAGAAACTAGTTCTTCCAGGCCCCTCCTAAAAAACTGGTATCCAGAAAAGAAACTGTGTAGGAGTACAGAAATAATGCAGTCCGGTATATGCATATACATACACGGTAGTAGTAAAAGCTAAGCAGACGtatcatgattttttttttgtAGCTACGTATCATGAATTGAAGATACGTGGGTGTCACGTCAAGCATCACATATTACAGGAAAGCTAAGATTCTTGGCGCCAAAGTAGTCGATGGGGGCGCACAGCACCCTGACGTCGTACGGCCGCGTGTAAGCCGGCCCGACTATGAACCTCACCACGGCCAGCACCAGCACGCTGATCTCCGGCTTGCCACCGCCTTCCCCGGCTGTCCGGAAGGGATCCAAGGCAAAGCTGGCCGACACGCTCATGTTCGTCGTGGTTCCCGGTCGCTGGGGCGCCGGCGGCGCAACGTCCGCAGGCACCTTGTAGACCGTCCCCTTGGCCGTGTACTGAAGGTAGACGATGAAGCTGTGGTACTCCACCCAGGCGCGGTGGCTCGTGTCGTTGGCGGAGAGGGTGAGGTGCAGCTCCCACTTGTTGGACCTGGTGGCGTTGGTGACCGTGAAGACGACCTCTGCCGGGGTGAGGACCGCCGAGACGGCGATGACGACGACGCCGGTGACAAGCACCCCGAGGAGAGCCGCCAGGATGTAGCGCTTGGTGCTCCATCCCCTCGGACGAGGCGCTTTCGCCATTGCTAGCTAACTACCTCGGCCGTGCTATACTTGCAATGGCTATATATTACGTGTGAGCCTATGACCTGACCTGATTGGCCACTCCCTAGTCCCACCCATAGCATATATGGACCGATACGTCAGATTGATCGGGGCACATGACTCGTAAAAGGGTAAAGCCACGTATAGAGTAtatttctcttttcttttaaGTACAGTGCTCCTTCTGTTTACATTCACTAAGAGGGGCGCCGGAGCTAGAAGAAGTGGAGGGAAGGTGGCCACCCACAAGATCAACTCGGTGATGCAGCAAGCCTGCTGTATCAAAAGGAAGGCAAAGCCTCAAGAGGGCGGTGGACTGGGTGCGGGGGCTGGGCGGGGGCAGGGACAAGATGCAGGGGCCAGGTGGGGACGGGGACACGGGGCACCGCCACtgtcgtgcatgcacacgccgcCCTGGCCAGATCAATATTAGCCGCCCTACTTCTACACCACCAAACATGGGGCCAACAGTCCCCGGCTTCTGCCGCCGGGTACGTGTGCCATATTGCGTCGATGTGAACCCGGTGCTGCTTCATTTCGCCGACTCGGCATCGCCACAGCTTTTCCGATCGTGAATGCCAGGTGTGGATCAACTTGGTGCATGCTCTCTATTTGTCGGTATGTCTCAACCGAGCGAGACTATGGATGATGACATGGACAGGgagttgatgaagatgatccATGACGGAGGCGCGGGTCTATGTGAAGAGGGTGGCGGAGGTGGCTTCAAGGATGGACAAGTGGATGACTCGAACCCATAGGTGTATGCTCTGTGGCCGGGTACGTACACCAGGCAGCCAGGAGTGTACACCCAGCAACCGAGTGCAGACACCCAGTAGCTTGACTCGTACAACGGGTAGCCACAGACGGACGTGTACGACGAGACGAGCCTTGATCCAGAGGATTGGCCAGCCGATTCAAAGAAAAGGGGTAGAGGAGAAAGTTTCAACACAAGGGAAGGTAAATTGTTGTGCGATGTGTGGTTACCCACTAGCATCGATTCGATCCATGGAACAAAGCAAAGGAGCTTAATCTTTGGTCCAACATACGTTCTTGGTTCCGTGAGCGCAAGAATTTTCAGCCCTACCTCAACGAAGTTATCTACGATCATGAGACAAAGTAACTTAGCCATCGATCGTACACCATCCAAGACTTCATGAGTAAGTATTGCCATTTGAAACAACTAATCGATCGGTGGCCAAGTGGTGTGCAAATCACCGAGTAGGTAAGTTGTTCTATGTGTCGGTCATTAGACCGGATATGCTCTATGTCATTTGGCCAGATATGTAACTTGTTGGCCGGATATGCATCTTGTTGAGAATGTTTTCTTATAGccctcccgtgcgtgcacctctattTGAAGGTGGAGAAGATGAGTTTCGTCCTCATGCATTATTGGTTGAAGTTGAATGTGCAACCCAAGTGACAACGTCATTGCCAGTTCTGTCAAGACTGCCAACATCAGTAATGAGGAAGGCTGGTGATCCAGCCGACCCAACAAAGAGCCGCCCAAGAAGGTTAGGAGGGGGTTCTGGGGAAAGAAGTGGGAGAAGGAGAAGTTGAAGCGAGAAGGGGTGACATCCAACATGACAAGCGCTCTGACATGAAAGAGGAAATGTTGGCAGAGAGGCTTAACATCTTGATGGTGACGACTGACAAGAAGATTAACTTCGAAGAGAAGAAGACTAAGCTCAAAGAGAGGAGGGTTGAGCTTGCCGCCACTTCCAAGTATAGCAAAATGTTGACCATGAGGAGGGATAAGTTGGATTCCAATGCTGCAATAATCGTGTGTGCCGTCCGTCATAAGATGATGAAGCGCTTAGCGGTTGAGATGGAGGCGACTGAGAAGGAGGCGGCTGTTAAGGAGTCAGCTGGTGAGGAGGAGCCAGAGACAGATTGAGTGAGGAGGCTCGGGCAGTCGGTCTGGCAGGGCAAAAATGAAAAATACCTTCTTTGTATGGACATCATGGCAAAGAAGGAGAAGGCATGTAAAAACTATGAAAATTCGTCTTTTTGTGATGTGATCGAGTGTTATGAACAGTGTACTTTAATTTACGCACATTGCTATTCATTGGAAATAAAAATTAGGCTTATATAGGCGGACTTTAAGACTTAAGAAATGTGATTGAATGGCCACTTTCCGTATCTGTGTCCACAAGCTAGTTCGAACCAATCCGCGGCTAAATAGTGTTGTTGATGCCCTAAAGTGACCGGGCATACAACAGCTATGTGTTTAAATAACGAGCAGACATATAAATTTTGAGAGAAAAAGTAAGCCCATCCAAATAGGGGTAGTTTAGTGCGATCGATGAATGCTACTTGAGTGCGCCTTGACACTACTCATCTTTTCCTCTTTTCTCGACATAGCTTCCTTGTTTAAACTAAGATAGCTTCCACCGGAGTGCTAAGAACAATTTTCACTTTAACCTGTGCATATGCAGGCACGTGGTATCGTGTTAATGGATATGCATATAACTATCCATGGATTAGGCAGCTCCCTAGACCGACCGACCGATATCTACACTGCAGCAGTACTGGAGTAGTAGGTAGGCAGGCAGGTGCTAAACGCAGAAGACATCAAGAGTGTTATCTTGCCAGCTCTATGGGCAAGGATGACGACGACGGCGAGCCCACAAGAGTCCGATGGTTGATGGATGCGGCGCGGTACGCCGTGGCGGCCCTGGTGACTGCAGTCACCGTGGCGGTCATCGCCAGGGCCGTCGTCGTGTCGCTGCGCTCCGAGAAGCTCGAGATCACGGTCGTCAATGGCACCGTGACTGCGTCCGTGAACACGGCGGCGAATCCTACCCAGGTAAGGCTGCTGATGACCATCCACAACTACAACCCCAGCGGCCGCGTCGGCATCCAGTACGTGGGCGTCAACATCACCCTCCTCTACCAAAACGACACGCCGATCACCTGGATTAGCATTGAGGACGGCCCTGTCAACGGCATCCATGTGGAGCCCCAGTTCATACGGGAGTCCGTCGTGGACACGAGCCTCAACGTGCCGGACGACGTGCCGGCGGCGTTTGCCGGGGCCATGACGGCGCCCAACGGGTCCCAGCTGTTCGATAACGCCAAGGTGCACCTGAAAGGCACGCTCCAGACGCAGATCTCTGGGCTCAACTACACGCACGGCGGCCAGCCCACCGAGTACCTCTGCTCTCCGGTTGCCATCGGCGTCAAGTCAGAGAAGCTGCTCGCCCATGCCGTCGACGTATCTTGCGAGGAAGTTTAGTATGTCTTTGTTTTTTCTGATCGACTTGGAGAGCGTGATTAACTGGCTGATGTATTGATAATTTGATGTTTTTGGCTAACCTGCATTGGTATTGTTAATAATTCGTGTGGGATTAGTACTTGTGTATGTGTCAAACAATAATTTTGCCGGCAGGAACCACCTAGAAAGCAGTAATTTAGTTTCTTTTTCATCAAAGGAGAGTTTGAACTCCATACCTTTGCATCGACTGGCACGCccaatagtactccctccgtctagaaTACGTCTAGATATATTTATTTGACCGACAAAGTAATTCCAGACGATGATAGTAGTATATACAGAAAGCACAAGTCTGAAGTCAGAAAACATACAGAAAGGATGGACGTGATAACGTCTCTCTTTTACCTGTTGAGAGTTCATCTTGCTCCATCACCTTGAACAACACCACCATCATGatgtaaaaaaacaaaaaaacagcaCAATCGCTCCTACATATACAAAAAATAACACCACGGTCGATTCTCTAATCCCCGATGCCTCTTCTCCTCTACGGCACCTCACGCAGGCAGCAACCGTCGACCTCCTCGCTCAGGTCTAGGTAGCTTCCCCTCAATCTGATCTTCTTCTTAATCAGCTCTTAATCTGATAGTTTGACCTTTCTCACACCGCCCATGTGCTACAACTATAAATCTACGCT
This sequence is a window from Aegilops tauschii subsp. strangulata cultivar AL8/78 chromosome 7, Aet v6.0, whole genome shotgun sequence. Protein-coding genes within it:
- the LOC109768613 gene encoding uncharacterized protein, with amino-acid sequence MGYMNDTRGLLLTTCPSSIDHYVQNLTSSYSNKSNESSVVATSVFMLVLAAVFFNLNLFSRVSNTSAVLNPTARAVLNSALNLFLPVMSYLFSEAKNTPDGGADLPVRARLILTWMLLVELLRKKVEAILVTAGMQQGYSNIITHANAVAWLGYLVFFNLKVAGRVAVFGTLWLLCAAKFVQRVAFTEIGKRSLAYGKNARLLSSYMAEMVKDPRHGGTAVQDQDLSPLQRMKMCKYVVMGEENLMLKPGPHGYELDLDRLNTTYDDGDHIVTVGKIWELVEQEKKPRLKRLQRLSLSFALFKLLRPRFELLPAMTKQETDHCRDLIFQGLCRVSDGDVDPGVALFQVLKDEISFVSEYYHSVHPVVLASPYFFVINYITFPVVVLVLCFMTIALAGNGDMLLAFHSVGDDNYAISSGIFTLTKCLWKNFLRKPAAFFAIIDISITYLLFIAFVYEEVWEYMVFVFSNWFMVSLLCTYTARRRWQESKTYRGTLRRIAWISSKLSHPSRVTLKQFSVLRVSWLSMTLPTTSLPTQAKRSIMERFRSAAYGRDGFPAPLSNGRYVLYSMQRYSRLSWFCDTQSVAEVIITWHIATSLLEMTYPGHRKGGTSPTDHHRAVATKLSKYCSYLVVFHPELLPDDRECTERVYEDMKTGLKEALGSWNYHLGSENARYTKMMATNQDKLRSDCWDNTMTMVQKGIVLGNVLVVEANGDYGAVWKLLADLWVELIVYVAPSSGDEHVKWHEEALVLGGELITLLWALATHTGVTRPPSTSLVVMPVGEDVEEGVRPCV
- the LOC109768618 gene encoding uncharacterized protein, which gives rise to MGKDDDDGEPTRVRWLMDAARYAVAALVTAVTVAVIARAVVVSLRSEKLEITVVNGTVTASVNTAANPTQVRLLMTIHNYNPSGRVGIQYVGVNITLLYQNDTPITWISIEDGPVNGIHVEPQFIRESVVDTSLNVPDDVPAAFAGAMTAPNGSQLFDNAKVHLKGTLQTQISGLNYTHGGQPTEYLCSPVAIGVKSEKLLAHAVDVSCEEV